A part of Podarcis muralis chromosome 15, rPodMur119.hap1.1, whole genome shotgun sequence genomic DNA contains:
- the DERL2 gene encoding derlin-2 isoform X2, whose translation MQLELITPFQLYFNPELIFKHFQVWRLVTSYLFFGPVGFNFLFNMIFLYRYCRMLEEGSFRGRTADFVFMFLFGGLLMTLFGLFVNLVFLGQAFTIMLVYVWSRRNPFVRMNFFGLLIFQAPFLPWVLMGFSLLLGNSIIVDLLGIAVGHIYFFLEDVFPNQPGGGRLLKTPSILKAIFDTPEEDPNYNPLPEERPGGFAWGEGQRLGG comes from the exons atg CAATTAGAATTAATCACGCCGTTTCAGCTGTACTTCAACCCTGAATTAATATTTAAACACTTTCAA GTATGGAGGCTCGTAACGAGCTACCTTTTCTTCGGACCAGTtggatttaattttttatttaatatgaTATTTTT ATACCGCTACTGCCGAATGCTTGAGGAAGGATCTTTCCGGGGCCGGACAGCAGACTTTGTATTTATGTTCCTTTTTGGTGGACTATTAATGACT CTTTTTGGCTTGTTCGTCAACTTGGTCTTCCTAGGACAGGCGTTTACAATCATGTTGGTTTACGTCTGGAGTCGCAGGAACCCTTTTGTCCGCATGAACTTCTTTGGGCTTCTCATCTTCCAGGCTCCCTTTCTCCCCTGGGTCCTCATGGGATTTTCACTCTTACTGGGAAACTCTATTATTGTTGACCTTCTAG GTATTGCTGTTGGTCATATATATTTCTTCTTGGAAGATGTCTTTCCAAATCAGCCTGGGGGAGGAAGGCTTTTGAAAACACCATCAATTCT gaaagCCATATTTGATACACCTGAAGAGGATCCCAATTACAACCCTCTGCCCGAAGAACGGCCTGGAGGCTTTGCCTGGGGTGAAGGCCAGCGCTTGGGAGGCTGA